In one Neobacillus sp. WH10 genomic region, the following are encoded:
- a CDS encoding Na+/H+ antiporter → MYDLDLHYIFELGLILLMIAAGITAIAKKFKKPYPIALVIVGTIIGLVNIPVLEPLKQLITEGEVFNFVIITLFLPSLLGEASLKLPFSHLKENKKPILALAFGGTLLSFVIIGFLAIWLLDFSIPAAFVFAALMSATDPVSVLSIFKSVGVNKRLATVIEGESLFNDGLAVVLFKISAFYLLTYLELGIEGAGLGLWEFIKVISLGLIIGGALGYGFSHLTKYFDDYPLEIIFSMLLFYGSFLLAESVHASGVIAVVVAALIFGNYGAKIGMSPTTKLNINNFWDVAALLANSLVFLMVGLEITRIKLTDKWGLIVLALVIVLIARSLAVYISLLVVKNFPNSWKHIINWGGLKGSLSIALVLSLPRDFTGREEILILAFSVVLFSLVVQGLSIKPMLSLLGVNKKEEGYVVYEELVARGHRFETAILEINKVKKNLFITETVSKEIVYQYEQELEKLQSEMELLFQKYPGLKEKQQTILQKHSLYAQHEAIEILLKEDIISNDVAVKEHEQITNNLVKLEESH, encoded by the coding sequence GTGTATGATTTGGATTTACATTATATATTTGAACTCGGTCTTATTTTATTGATGATTGCCGCTGGAATCACTGCCATTGCCAAAAAGTTTAAAAAGCCTTATCCGATTGCGCTCGTCATTGTAGGAACAATCATCGGACTTGTCAATATTCCGGTGTTAGAACCTTTAAAACAATTGATCACAGAAGGAGAGGTATTTAACTTTGTGATTATTACTTTATTTTTACCTTCCCTTTTAGGAGAAGCATCATTAAAACTTCCCTTCTCCCACCTAAAAGAAAATAAAAAGCCCATTCTTGCATTAGCATTTGGCGGAACCTTATTATCATTTGTCATTATCGGCTTTCTGGCCATTTGGCTTTTAGATTTTTCAATCCCTGCAGCATTTGTTTTTGCGGCCTTAATGAGTGCAACCGATCCAGTAAGTGTGCTATCAATTTTTAAAAGCGTCGGCGTTAACAAAAGGCTGGCAACAGTTATAGAAGGAGAAAGCTTATTTAATGACGGATTAGCCGTTGTCTTATTTAAAATATCTGCTTTTTATTTACTGACCTATTTGGAGCTTGGGATCGAAGGTGCAGGACTTGGTTTATGGGAATTTATTAAGGTAATCTCTCTTGGTCTTATTATTGGCGGAGCCCTTGGCTATGGATTTTCTCATTTAACTAAATACTTTGATGATTACCCTTTGGAAATTATTTTTAGCATGCTTCTTTTTTACGGTTCCTTCTTACTCGCAGAAAGTGTCCATGCATCAGGGGTTATTGCCGTTGTGGTGGCTGCACTAATCTTTGGGAATTATGGTGCAAAAATTGGCATGAGCCCAACGACCAAGTTAAATATTAATAACTTTTGGGATGTTGCAGCGCTACTGGCAAACTCACTCGTTTTTTTAATGGTGGGGTTAGAAATAACGAGAATCAAGCTAACAGACAAATGGGGCTTGATTGTTTTAGCGCTCGTGATTGTATTAATTGCCAGAAGTCTTGCCGTGTACATAAGCTTATTGGTTGTGAAAAACTTTCCAAACTCATGGAAGCATATCATTAATTGGGGAGGCTTAAAGGGGTCATTATCGATTGCTCTAGTCCTTAGCCTGCCAAGAGATTTCACAGGACGTGAAGAGATTTTGATTCTGGCTTTTAGTGTGGTGTTGTTCTCATTAGTCGTTCAAGGGCTTTCGATCAAACCGATGTTATCCTTATTGGGTGTGAATAAAAAAGAAGAAGGTTATGTGGTGTATGAAGAATTGGTCGCACGTGGGCACCGCTTTGAGACAGCCATATTAGAAATAAATAAAGTAAAAAAGAATTTGTTTATAACGGAAACTGTATCAAAAGAAATCGTCTATCAATATGAGCAAGAGCTTGAAAAATTGCAGAGTGAAATGGAACTCCTTTTTCAAAAATATCCAGGCCTCAAAGAAAAACAGCAAACCATCTTACAAAAACATTCTTTATATGCACAGCACGAAGCCATTGAAATCCTTCTGAAGGAAGATATCATTTCAAATGATGTGGCCGTAAAAGAACACGAACAGATAACAAATAATCTCGTAAAATTAGAGGAATCTCATTAA
- a CDS encoding sodium-dependent transporter, with protein MKNTEQWSSKIGFILAAGGSAIGLGAIWKFPYIAGISGGGAFFFIFILFTLFLGLPLLIAEFVVGRKTQKNAIEAYKELAPHSKWHWIGYLGIVTCFILLSFYSVIGGWIISYIWKAISGQLNGLDQAEYAQLFGETISNPITSVAVQFIFMLFTIIVVAKGVQKGIEKASQIMMPVLFILFIVLIIRSLSLEGAMEGVTFLFKPDFSQITPETILFALGQSFFALSVGVSVMVTYSSYLSKEESLFRSAFSIVGLNILIIVLSGLAIFPAVFSFGLKPDAGPVLLFNVLPNVFNQMAFGMVFFVAFLLLFLFAALTSAFSMLEIIVSVISKGEVKKRAKWSWIIGIAIFIFGIPSTLSYGVLSDVLLFGKTIFDAADYLVSNVLMPIGALLISVFVPLKIKKSALYEELSLGGGLPLGLFHIWFFLIRYVAPIAILFVCYHVIRG; from the coding sequence TTGAAAAATACGGAACAGTGGTCATCTAAGATTGGATTTATTTTAGCAGCAGGCGGATCTGCTATTGGGCTTGGGGCGATTTGGAAGTTTCCTTATATTGCTGGAATTAGTGGCGGAGGGGCATTCTTTTTTATCTTTATATTGTTTACTTTATTTTTGGGCCTTCCCTTGCTCATAGCTGAATTTGTGGTAGGGCGAAAAACACAAAAAAATGCAATAGAAGCCTACAAAGAACTTGCGCCACATTCGAAATGGCATTGGATCGGTTATTTAGGTATTGTGACATGTTTTATTTTGCTCTCATTTTATAGTGTTATTGGCGGATGGATCATTAGTTACATATGGAAAGCTATTTCAGGACAGTTGAATGGGCTTGATCAGGCAGAGTATGCACAATTGTTTGGCGAGACCATCTCAAATCCAATTACTAGCGTTGCGGTACAGTTTATTTTCATGCTCTTTACAATCATTGTCGTAGCAAAAGGAGTTCAAAAAGGGATCGAAAAAGCAAGTCAAATCATGATGCCGGTTCTATTTATTCTTTTTATCGTCCTGATTATTCGGTCCTTGTCTCTAGAGGGTGCGATGGAAGGTGTCACCTTTTTATTTAAGCCGGATTTCTCGCAAATAACGCCGGAAACCATTCTTTTTGCTTTAGGACAATCCTTCTTTGCCTTGAGTGTCGGTGTATCGGTTATGGTTACGTATAGTTCCTATTTATCAAAGGAAGAAAGCTTGTTTCGTTCTGCCTTTTCAATTGTAGGATTAAATATTTTAATTATTGTTTTGTCGGGTCTTGCTATTTTCCCGGCGGTGTTTTCATTTGGGTTAAAACCTGATGCAGGCCCTGTTTTATTATTTAATGTACTGCCAAATGTGTTTAATCAAATGGCATTTGGAATGGTCTTTTTTGTTGCATTCTTACTATTATTCTTATTCGCAGCCCTTACTTCAGCCTTTTCGATGCTAGAAATCATTGTTTCGGTTATCTCAAAAGGAGAGGTCAAGAAAAGAGCAAAATGGTCTTGGATTATTGGAATTGCGATCTTTATTTTTGGCATCCCATCCACACTATCCTATGGTGTTTTAAGTGACGTCCTATTGTTTGGCAAGACGATTTTTGATGCAGCGGATTATTTAGTAAGTAATGTATTAATGCCGATTGGCGCGTTATTGATCTCGGTTTTTGTACCATTGAAAATAAAAAAGTCAGCACTATATGAGGAATTATCATTAGGAGGGGGATTACCACTAGGATTATTCCATATTTGGTTTTTCCTCATTCGCTATGTGGCACCTATCGCCATATTGTTTGTTTGCTATCATGTTATTAGGGGATAA
- a CDS encoding GNAT family N-acetyltransferase, translating into MIRKLTDRDHHQVLAFLSEEPSINLFIIGDLEVFGYSSEFQEIWGEFDEQDSIIAVLLRFHQFFIPYAKGGFDTEGFVSIMKKYKQPISLSGKSDIVAKFEAFDDLLLGKKQVTFFAECLSDEFLSTGDVEVKKASIEDVDQIIELRNSIEEFHIRSDAREILVQAMESNTARTYYTVDQGIITSCVSTAAENSMSAMIVGVCTRKEYRRQGLATAIMQKLFQVVLNEGKTLCLFYDNPAAGRIYKRLGFKDIGMWTMHR; encoded by the coding sequence GTGATTAGAAAGCTTACGGACCGAGATCATCATCAGGTGCTCGCTTTTTTAAGTGAGGAACCATCTATTAATCTATTTATTATTGGGGATTTAGAAGTCTTCGGATATTCATCGGAATTTCAGGAAATTTGGGGAGAGTTTGATGAACAGGACTCGATTATTGCCGTCCTTTTAAGGTTTCATCAATTTTTTATTCCATATGCTAAGGGAGGATTCGATACAGAGGGCTTTGTTTCTATTATGAAAAAATATAAGCAGCCTATTTCTTTATCCGGTAAATCTGATATTGTGGCGAAATTCGAAGCCTTCGATGACCTGCTGCTCGGTAAGAAACAAGTTACTTTCTTTGCAGAATGCCTCTCTGATGAATTTCTTAGTACGGGTGATGTCGAGGTTAAAAAAGCTAGCATCGAGGATGTAGATCAAATAATTGAACTTCGCAATTCGATTGAAGAATTTCATATTAGAAGTGATGCACGAGAAATTTTAGTTCAGGCGATGGAATCAAACACAGCAAGAACCTATTATACTGTTGATCAGGGTATCATTACTTCATGTGTTTCAACTGCAGCAGAGAATTCCATGTCTGCCATGATTGTAGGTGTCTGTACTCGGAAGGAATATCGCCGACAGGGCCTAGCCACTGCTATCATGCAAAAATTATTTCAAGTTGTCCTAAACGAAGGTAAAACACTTTGTCTTTTTTACGATAATCCTGCAGCAGGCCGCATATACAAAAGACTGGGCTTTAAAGATATTGGAATGTGGACAATGCATCGCTGA
- a CDS encoding cation diffusion facilitator family transporter: MDTQKYKDLKLGERGAIISMIAYICLSILKLVIGYMSDSAALKADGLNNTTDIIASFAVYIGLKISQRPPDEDHGYGHWKSETIASMVASFIMLAVGIQVLTDAIISMFQGGKESPDMMAAYTGIFSAIVMYFVYRYNKKLAAKINSKALMAAAKDNISDAWVSIGAAVGIFGSQLNMPWLDTVTAIIVGLLICKTAWDIFKQASHELSDGFDENKIQLYQEAITKVEGVKGIKEIKGRNYGNNEVIDVVILVNSTLDIREAHDIATHVEKVMIKDYGVYDVHVHVEPN, translated from the coding sequence ATGGATACTCAAAAATATAAGGATCTTAAATTAGGCGAACGTGGAGCAATCATCAGTATGATTGCTTATATATGCCTATCTATCCTTAAACTTGTAATTGGATATATGAGTGACTCCGCTGCTTTGAAAGCAGACGGTCTAAACAATACAACAGACATTATTGCCTCTTTTGCTGTATATATAGGACTCAAGATTTCACAAAGACCACCTGATGAAGATCATGGTTATGGTCATTGGAAAAGTGAAACGATTGCATCAATGGTTGCATCGTTTATTATGTTAGCTGTTGGTATACAGGTGTTGACTGATGCGATCATCTCCATGTTTCAGGGGGGAAAAGAGTCCCCCGACATGATGGCTGCCTATACAGGTATCTTTTCAGCAATAGTTATGTATTTTGTTTATCGTTACAATAAAAAATTGGCTGCTAAAATTAATAGTAAGGCCCTGATGGCAGCTGCAAAAGATAATATTTCCGATGCGTGGGTAAGTATAGGAGCAGCTGTTGGGATCTTCGGTTCTCAATTAAATATGCCTTGGCTGGACACGGTAACGGCTATTATCGTAGGACTATTAATATGTAAAACAGCTTGGGATATTTTTAAGCAAGCATCTCATGAACTTTCAGATGGATTCGATGAAAATAAGATTCAACTTTATCAGGAAGCCATTACAAAGGTAGAAGGTGTGAAAGGTATTAAAGAAATCAAAGGAAGAAACTATGGCAATAACGAAGTCATCGACGTGGTTATCCTAGTTAATTCTACGTTAGATATTCGCGAAGCCCATGACATAGCTACACATGTTGAAAAAGTAATGATCAAAGATTATGGAGTCTACGATGTTCATGTCCATGTAGAGCCAAATTAG
- a CDS encoding sigma 54-interacting transcriptional regulator has protein sequence MYQRILDEVDVGVHAVDETGRTIIYNKKMMQIESMDSQDVMNKNLLDVFMFKEDQSSTLVKALQEGKATSNVKQTYFNNKGREITTINNTIPIYANSQIQGAVEIARDVTRLERLIKGNINRNGTLRFTFDSIIGSSATIRDVIESAKRATRTSSYVLIVGETGTGKELFAQSIHNGSNRFSGPYISQNCAALPDNLIESLLFGTKRGAFTGAIDQPGLFEQANGGTLLLDEINSLNLNLQAKLLRVLQEKTIRRLGDTKDTPVDVRVIANMNEDPIDAITNNRLRKDLYYRLGVVTIFIPPLRERKEDIPLLVQHFIEKYNERFQMEVKGLSDEVKQSFLENDWHGNVRELEHIIEAAMNIMMDDEEIIRYSHLPFQYRNKMHVKDRGAPTFSIDTFLNDQGTITAPLKEQMDLFEKSYIESVLRSNDFNISKSATLLGLSRQSLQYRMKKLNITTK, from the coding sequence ATGTATCAACGAATTTTAGACGAAGTAGATGTCGGTGTTCATGCTGTGGATGAAACGGGAAGAACGATTATTTATAACAAAAAAATGATGCAGATAGAGTCCATGGATAGTCAAGACGTCATGAATAAAAACCTTTTAGACGTCTTTATGTTTAAGGAAGACCAGTCCAGTACTCTTGTAAAGGCGCTCCAAGAGGGCAAGGCGACAAGTAATGTAAAGCAAACTTATTTTAATAACAAAGGCCGCGAAATTACGACAATCAACAATACGATCCCAATTTATGCAAATAGTCAAATACAGGGTGCTGTTGAAATTGCCCGTGATGTGACAAGGCTGGAACGGTTAATAAAAGGAAATATCAATCGTAATGGGACTTTGAGGTTTACATTTGATAGCATTATTGGCAGCAGTGCAACGATTAGGGACGTCATTGAAAGCGCTAAGCGGGCCACCCGCACCTCCTCTTATGTCCTTATTGTCGGTGAGACCGGCACAGGGAAAGAGCTTTTTGCTCAAAGCATTCATAATGGCAGTAATCGTTTTTCCGGTCCATATATATCCCAAAATTGTGCAGCGCTCCCTGATAATTTAATCGAAAGTCTTCTCTTCGGTACGAAACGTGGAGCCTTTACAGGCGCGATTGATCAGCCAGGGTTATTTGAACAGGCAAACGGCGGCACCTTATTACTTGATGAAATTAACTCGCTGAATTTAAATCTACAAGCAAAGCTTCTGCGTGTTCTCCAGGAAAAAACGATTCGCCGTCTCGGAGATACAAAGGATACGCCTGTGGATGTCCGGGTTATTGCCAATATGAACGAGGATCCGATTGATGCGATTACGAACAATCGGCTGCGGAAAGACTTATATTACCGTCTTGGCGTAGTGACAATCTTTATTCCTCCATTAAGGGAACGCAAGGAAGATATTCCATTACTCGTCCAACATTTTATTGAGAAATATAATGAGCGGTTTCAAATGGAGGTAAAAGGGTTATCTGATGAAGTAAAACAATCTTTCTTGGAAAATGATTGGCACGGAAATGTCCGCGAACTTGAACATATTATTGAGGCTGCCATGAATATCATGATGGATGATGAAGAAATCATTAGGTACTCGCATTTACCCTTTCAATACCGGAATAAAATGCACGTCAAAGATAGAGGAGCACCGACTTTTTCCATAGATACATTTTTGAATGACCAGGGAACAATAACAGCTCCCCTAAAGGAACAAATGGATCTTTTTGAAAAATCCTATATTGAGAGTGTATTACGAAGCAATGACTTCAATATTTCTAAGTCAGCTACCTTACTAGGATTAAGCCGGCAAAGCTTGCAGTATCGAATGAAAAAACTGAACATAACAACCAAATGA
- a CDS encoding ornithine--oxo-acid transaminase, translating to MTGTTIKTTEIIEQTQKFGANNYHPLPIVISKAEGVWVESPEGNRYMDMLSAYSAVNQGHRHSKIIQALKDQADKVTLTSRAFHNDQLGPWYEKICQLTNKSMALPMNTGAEAVETALKAARRWGYDVKGIAEDQAEIIACTGNFHGRTMGAVSLSSDPEYKRGFGPMLPGITLIPYGDLEALKAAITPNTAAFLIEPIQGEAGIIIPPAGFIKAAFDLCKENNVLFIADEIQAGLGRTGKMFAYEWEGITPDMLILGKALGGGVFPISCVVANADILGVFNPGSHGSTFGGNPLACAVSIAALEVIEEEKLAERSLELGNYFLEQLKTINNPIIKEVRGRGLFIGVELTEEARPYCEQLKDEGLLCKETHDTVIRFAPPLIITKEEIDWAVEKIKQVLA from the coding sequence GTGACTGGAACAACGATAAAAACAACTGAAATTATTGAGCAAACACAAAAATTTGGAGCGAATAACTATCATCCGCTGCCAATCGTCATTTCAAAAGCAGAGGGAGTTTGGGTAGAAAGTCCGGAAGGAAATCGGTACATGGATATGCTTAGTGCATATTCAGCCGTTAACCAAGGGCACCGTCATTCAAAAATCATTCAAGCATTAAAAGATCAAGCAGATAAGGTGACACTTACCTCCCGTGCTTTCCATAACGATCAACTTGGTCCATGGTATGAAAAGATTTGTCAACTAACAAATAAAAGCATGGCACTTCCAATGAATACGGGGGCAGAAGCTGTTGAAACTGCCCTTAAAGCTGCTCGCCGCTGGGGGTATGATGTTAAAGGAATCGCCGAAGACCAAGCAGAAATCATTGCATGTACTGGTAATTTCCATGGCCGGACAATGGGGGCTGTCTCCTTATCATCTGATCCGGAATATAAGCGCGGCTTTGGTCCAATGCTTCCGGGAATCACATTAATACCTTACGGGGATTTAGAGGCATTAAAAGCAGCGATCACCCCTAATACGGCAGCATTTTTAATTGAACCAATTCAAGGGGAAGCAGGTATCATCATTCCTCCAGCAGGGTTTATTAAAGCAGCATTTGATTTATGTAAAGAAAACAATGTACTATTCATTGCCGATGAAATTCAGGCCGGCCTCGGACGTACTGGTAAAATGTTCGCGTATGAGTGGGAAGGAATCACTCCTGATATGCTGATTTTAGGAAAAGCACTTGGAGGCGGTGTGTTCCCAATTTCCTGTGTCGTGGCGAATGCTGATATATTAGGCGTATTCAACCCTGGATCACATGGTTCGACGTTTGGTGGAAATCCGCTTGCATGTGCCGTTTCCATTGCAGCACTTGAAGTGATTGAAGAAGAAAAATTAGCGGAACGCTCACTTGAATTAGGAAATTACTTCCTTGAACAATTGAAAACCATCAACAATCCAATTATTAAAGAAGTAAGAGGCCGTGGCTTATTTATTGGTGTTGAGCTAACAGAGGAAGCAAGACCATATTGTGAGCAGCTAAAGGATGAAGGATTATTATGTAAAGAAACCCATGATACTGTCATTCGCTTTGCACCACCGCTCATTATTACAAAAGAAGAAATTGATTGGGCTGTTGAGAAAATTAAACAGGTTTTAGCCTAA
- a CDS encoding Ger(x)C family spore germination protein: MKLTRNILVILLLTLLLTGCWGAKEIEHMIYVNTVGVDYVNEKVVIYLQMINFSGIAKKESGQSQPQKTYVAKGEGDTFDAAIFHLYSTIPQKIAWSHVKTIVFSEKALKHDVVNEVLDVWDRYYEFRYTVWTMATKEPLQEVLNTPSTAELSVLYSQLNNPLNPYTQSSEIAPLYLYEFIREWKEEGQTVQLPQLTIVKGWTENKKISPKLKAGGICFLENKQFKGSLPRRYLLGLRWVEKKTERTSLEIKEKKSVKAILVMDKIKSSIKPKVTAGKATFDIKISMQANIPELREHFKEKELEGLAAREVKKEIMGTYLKGLELGVDVLGLSEPLYRDMPNVWNRLEEGGKLPLDKSSIASIDVKVKLISGGISKVK; this comes from the coding sequence ATGAAACTTACTCGAAACATTCTTGTCATTTTGCTGCTCACTCTTTTGCTTACGGGTTGTTGGGGAGCTAAAGAGATTGAACATATGATTTATGTCAACACTGTTGGGGTAGATTATGTGAACGAGAAAGTGGTTATTTACTTACAAATGATAAACTTTAGTGGAATTGCAAAAAAAGAGTCAGGGCAGTCTCAACCACAAAAAACATATGTTGCAAAAGGGGAAGGAGATACTTTCGATGCTGCCATTTTTCATTTGTATTCAACAATCCCACAAAAAATTGCTTGGAGTCATGTTAAAACTATTGTTTTTAGCGAAAAAGCTTTAAAACATGATGTTGTTAACGAGGTTTTAGATGTTTGGGATAGATACTATGAATTTCGATATACAGTTTGGACCATGGCTACTAAAGAACCTCTCCAGGAAGTATTGAATACCCCTTCGACTGCGGAATTATCGGTTCTTTACTCTCAGTTAAATAACCCTTTAAACCCATACACCCAAAGTTCAGAAATTGCACCACTATATCTTTATGAGTTTATCCGTGAATGGAAAGAAGAGGGACAAACCGTCCAGTTACCGCAGCTAACCATCGTGAAAGGCTGGACAGAAAATAAGAAGATTTCGCCCAAACTTAAAGCTGGCGGGATTTGTTTTCTTGAAAACAAGCAATTCAAAGGGTCTTTGCCTCGTCGTTATCTCTTAGGACTACGCTGGGTGGAAAAAAAAACGGAACGTACATCTCTAGAAATTAAAGAAAAAAAATCTGTGAAGGCTATTTTAGTAATGGATAAAATAAAATCATCCATAAAGCCGAAGGTAACAGCTGGTAAAGCCACCTTCGACATTAAAATCTCGATGCAGGCAAACATTCCAGAATTAAGAGAGCATTTTAAAGAAAAGGAACTTGAAGGATTAGCAGCTAGAGAAGTGAAAAAGGAAATTATGGGGACCTACCTCAAGGGTCTTGAATTAGGCGTTGATGTTCTTGGACTGTCAGAGCCCTTATACAGAGATATGCCAAACGTGTGGAACAGACTGGAAGAAGGCGGTAAACTTCCTTTAGACAAAAGCAGCATTGCATCCATTGATGTGAAAGTAAAGCTTATAAGTGGTGGAATTTCCAAGGTGAAATAG
- a CDS encoding spore germination protein has product MNKNSRFQNNSKPALEAIKQLLDSSSDIKKITLPFSLGNQRADVHLVYCEGLCDSTKVEQYIIPNFKKMTNQFPMLTVLDFQQNVPFHMTPLQMDQVEKSIIDTILNGELLLLFVPSNKMFSVNLANPPKREPEEANTEISMRGPKDGFTEETPVNIALIRKRLKTELLAVEEYTIGSQTATKVHLLYLKNAIEPNSLNEIKTKLSNIQVKGIVSSAQLEEILTGFSLFPLFAYTGRPDFAVTSLLHGKFVLVIGGSPTVLIAPINFNFLLNSSEDANLNNFFVAFTRFLRISGVALALFLPGFWIALATYHQDQLPFTLLATLVNSRQGVPLPVPLEALVMLLLFEIFREAGLRLPSAFGQTLSVVGGLIIGQAAISAGIAAPGVIVIIAISVLSTFTLINQSLVGVFSLIRIVVLIISGIFGLFGVLICLLAFTLYLVNLRSFGLYYMTPLSPPSFQELYKILFRMPWGRKK; this is encoded by the coding sequence ATGAACAAAAATAGCAGGTTTCAAAATAATTCAAAACCAGCACTTGAAGCAATAAAACAATTGCTTGATTCAAGTTCGGATATAAAAAAAATCACGCTTCCCTTTTCTCTAGGGAATCAGAGAGCTGATGTTCATCTCGTTTACTGCGAAGGATTGTGCGATAGTACAAAAGTGGAACAATACATCATTCCTAATTTTAAAAAAATGACAAATCAGTTTCCCATGTTAACCGTTTTAGACTTTCAACAAAATGTTCCTTTTCACATGACTCCTCTTCAAATGGACCAAGTTGAAAAATCAATTATTGATACTATATTAAATGGGGAACTCTTGCTTTTGTTTGTCCCTTCGAACAAGATGTTTTCTGTAAATTTAGCAAATCCGCCAAAAAGAGAGCCGGAGGAAGCAAATACAGAGATTTCAATGAGAGGTCCAAAAGATGGGTTTACTGAAGAAACTCCGGTAAACATAGCACTTATACGAAAAAGACTCAAAACCGAATTATTGGCTGTAGAAGAATACACCATTGGCTCGCAAACTGCTACAAAAGTACATCTTTTATATCTGAAAAACGCTATTGAGCCAAACTCGTTAAATGAAATTAAGACAAAGCTGTCAAACATACAGGTTAAAGGGATTGTTAGCAGTGCTCAACTGGAAGAAATTCTGACTGGATTTTCATTATTCCCATTATTCGCCTATACCGGAAGACCTGATTTTGCCGTTACTTCCCTTCTGCACGGAAAATTTGTACTGGTGATAGGAGGTTCACCAACGGTATTAATCGCACCAATTAATTTTAATTTTTTATTAAATAGTTCCGAAGATGCTAATTTGAATAATTTCTTTGTGGCATTTACCAGGTTTTTAAGAATAAGCGGAGTGGCACTAGCATTATTTTTGCCGGGTTTTTGGATAGCACTCGCAACATATCATCAAGATCAATTACCCTTCACATTACTTGCAACACTAGTGAATTCTAGACAAGGCGTGCCACTGCCAGTTCCGCTGGAGGCACTAGTTATGTTGCTCCTGTTTGAGATATTTCGGGAAGCTGGTTTAAGGCTGCCATCTGCCTTTGGCCAAACATTATCAGTTGTAGGAGGACTGATTATCGGCCAAGCAGCCATTAGCGCCGGGATTGCAGCCCCTGGAGTTATTGTTATTATTGCCATTTCAGTACTCTCCACCTTTACTCTGATAAATCAGTCTTTGGTTGGTGTTTTTAGCTTGATTCGAATTGTTGTGTTAATAATCAGTGGCATTTTTGGTTTGTTTGGAGTGTTAATATGTTTGTTGGCTTTTACTCTTTACTTGGTAAATTTACGTTCCTTTGGTTTGTATTATATGACTCCTCTTTCCCCGCCGAGTTTCCAAGAACTATACAAAATCTTGTTTCGAATGCCTTGGGGGAGAAAAAAATAA
- a CDS encoding endospore germination permease encodes MKSSISLVQTVMIIFLSTGLLNHIIIIPILLDVAKRDAWVSVLLAGTCSLVWIALLCIGIRKMHKQHLFEWIKQAYHPLVGHLLAIVASVYLFVLCAVTVRDTVHWIHLAFSPNTPILILTFILVLISAINAFLGINSLANTAGFLLPLVIILGLFLMFANIPHRNFSFLKPILAHGMQPVWNGSIYVGAGLVELIMLFFLQHHIQSRISYRSLGIISLLLMFLTIGPLISAVVEFGPEEAAKLRFPVYEEWRLVTIGRYVEHLDFLSIYQWFCGAFLRISLMMFLIIDVFNIQTKRKKMIMLSFIFFILVGITIIPYSDPVFLHLQSKYILPYSLFGILIFSIIVVGLINFGYRREKLNP; translated from the coding sequence ATGAAATCTTCGATATCACTTGTACAAACTGTGATGATTATCTTTCTTAGTACTGGTCTATTAAATCATATTATCATCATCCCTATCTTGCTTGATGTAGCGAAACGCGATGCCTGGGTTTCTGTATTGTTAGCCGGGACGTGTTCTCTTGTTTGGATTGCATTGCTGTGCATCGGAATTCGCAAAATGCATAAGCAGCATCTTTTTGAGTGGATAAAGCAAGCTTATCATCCATTAGTGGGTCACTTGCTTGCAATAGTAGCAAGTGTTTATCTGTTTGTGTTATGTGCTGTTACAGTTAGGGACACTGTTCATTGGATCCATCTTGCTTTTAGTCCAAATACCCCAATCCTTATTCTTACCTTTATACTGGTCCTTATTTCTGCTATCAATGCATTTTTGGGTATTAATTCATTGGCTAATACTGCAGGATTTTTGCTCCCTCTTGTCATTATCTTAGGTCTTTTTCTTATGTTCGCAAATATACCACATAGAAATTTTTCGTTCTTAAAACCAATTTTGGCTCATGGAATGCAGCCTGTATGGAACGGATCAATTTATGTAGGTGCAGGATTGGTTGAACTTATTATGCTCTTCTTTTTGCAGCATCATATTCAGTCGCGAATATCGTATCGTTCGTTAGGGATTATTAGTCTACTACTAATGTTTCTTACCATTGGTCCTTTAATTAGTGCAGTCGTTGAGTTTGGACCTGAGGAAGCTGCTAAACTCCGATTTCCCGTATATGAAGAATGGCGATTAGTGACGATTGGCCGATACGTAGAGCATTTAGATTTTTTAAGTATTTATCAATGGTTTTGTGGTGCATTTTTGAGAATTTCTTTGATGATGTTTCTAATCATCGATGTGTTCAATATTCAGACTAAAAGAAAGAAAATGATAATGCTTAGTTTTATTTTTTTTATATTGGTAGGTATTACGATTATTCCTTATAGTGACCCGGTTTTTTTACATCTTCAGTCAAAATATATACTTCCGTATTCTTTATTTGGCATCCTTATATTTTCAATTATTGTTGTTGGGCTAATTAACTTCGGCTATCGAAGGGAGAAATTAAACCCATGA